The Alkalihalobacillus sp. TS-13 genomic interval GCTGTAGAGGAGAGAGAACAATCCAATTCTTAGATTATTTGAGGCTGTCCAATAAGTGTCTGAGTCTCTCCGTACTTAACAACATTTTATGAAACATCTCGTTTAAAATGTTGTGTTGGAGGTGTCTGACACTTTTTATTTTGGACAGCCTCATTCATATTTGCGCTCTGTTTGAATTCATTAAAGGTGGCGTTCGATAAGTTGGGCCATCATGAGAGCTTTTCCAACTACTTCCCCTTCATGATAGATTTCGACGTCGACTTTACCGTAACGTCTGCTTAGTTCAAGGATTTTTGGTCGGATCGTAATCTTACTATCGATTTGTACAGGCTTTAAGAAGTACAAAGTGATATTTTCTACAACAAGGTCACCCTTCTTCTTCTTTCGCAGAGCCCTGCTCCCAACCTCGGAAACCAATGTTGTCATCACGCCATAAGATAATGTCCCTAAATAATTCGTCATCTGTGGAGTGACTTCACAGGTAAAAAACACATCTTGTTCATTTTCATTATCACGGACATTACTTGTAATCAAGTCATCAAAGGTTTCCCCAATCTGCGGTTGTTTTTGAATCATTTGCAAGGCCTTCAACACATCCTGCCTGCTGATGATCCCTTGCAGCGTTTGTTGGGAATCCACAACCGGCAAAAGCTCGATACCCTCCCAAATCATCATATGGGCTGCGTTTGCAACAGATGTCGTCGCGCTGACAGTGATCGGATTTTTTGTCATCACCTTTTCAATCGTCAAATCGTTGTTTTTACCAATGATATCTTTGGAAGTCACGATACCCACGATCCGATTCTTTTTATCCACTACAGGATATCGGCTGTGGTCTGTTTCTTTATTCAACTCATACCATTTCGTAACCTTCTCATCATTAACCAGATAATTGGTCTGTTCAACCGGAATGGTGATGTCACTGACGAGGACGATCTCCTTTTTGATCAATTGATCATAAATGGCACGATTGATCATCGTCGCTACTGTAAATGTGTCATAACTCGTTGAAATGACGGGAAGTTCTAATTCATCCGCCAGTTTCATAACCGTTTCATCAGTATCAAAGCCACCTGTAATCAGCACAGCCGCTCCCGCTTTCAATCCAAGCGCATGAGCTTTTGTACGGTTTCCAACGATCAGTAAGCTGTCAGGGTCCACATACCGCATCATCGCCTCAAGCTTCATGGCACCAATGACGAATTTGTTCAGCGTCTTATGCAGCCCCTTTTTCCCGCCAAGAACTTGTCCATCGACAACATTGACGACTTCTGCATATGTCAGTTTCTCGATATTTTCTTTTCGTTTCTTTTCAATACGGATCGTGCCGACACGCTCTATCGTGCTGACCGTCCCCTGATTTTCTGCATCTTTTATTGCCCTGTAGGCTGTACCCTCACTAACAGAAAGAGCTTTTGCAATTTGTCTGACAGAAATTTTACTGCCGATTTCCAGTGTTTCGATATACTCTAATATTTGTTCATGTTTTGTTGACATCATTTCACCAATCTTTCTAAAAACCGATCTCCGCAAATTGCTAAGTCTTTCCTATTATACTAAGGGTATCCCTTTACATCAATGCTGCCTGATTCTCTTGCGTTCTTTTGCCGGGCGTCTTAGCGTTATAGTTTGTTTTGATTCCTGAGGATATTTTTGGAACAGCAATGCAGAAAAATTTCCACCGATTACGAGCAAAGCAAAGAATAACCAAACTGCAGAGAACCATCCGCCTAATCCTGTTCCGATCTCAGGCAGATAAGGAACAGCAAAGTAAACAAGTGCAAGGGCACTCAACAACGATAAAATCAGCCTATTCTTCATTAATCGTTCTCCTTCCTAGTATATGAGGGATGTCCTTTATATTTAGCGTATGCAGCCCCTTTTTAAGAAAGAAGAAAACGTAGATTAAAGTTCGATGGATTCTCCCGATTTCAGTACATGTCCTTTTTTACCTTCCAACTCATTTACAAACGCTTCAGGATCTTGTTCGATCACAGGGAAGGTATTGTAATGAACCGGTACGACATGGTTCGCCTTCAGCCAGCTTGCGGCAATGGAAGCATCTTCTGGTCCCATCGTGAAATTGTCCCCGATTGGCAAGAAAGCTAGATTGATGTAGTTCTGATCGCCAATTAATTTCATATCTGAAAACAGTGCTGTATCACCGGCATGGTAAACAGTCTTATCTTCTGCAGTAAAGAGGATTCCTGCTGGCATTCCTGTATAAATGACCGTGCCATCCTCTTCGGCATAGCTTGAACCATGAAAAGCTTGCGTCAGCTTAACTTTTCCGAAATCAAATTGGTATGCTCCGCCGATATGCATCGGGTGGGTTTCCACATCTTTCGTACCTAGATAATTTGCCAATTCAAATGGTGCTACGACTAAAGCATTGTTTCGCTTTGCAATATCGACCGTATCTCCTACATGATCATTGTGACCATGAGTAAGTAAGATTACATCAGCTTTTACCTTATCCGCTGTAATATGACATTGTTCATTGCCTGTAATGAAAGGATCAATCCAAATCGATTTTCCGTTTGTTTCAATGGCGACTACTGAATGTCCATAATACGTTACTTTCATTCAAGATCTCTCCTCTTTCATATTTTAGTATCTGATTAATTCCTTCTCCTTAAGGCTTTCCGTTTCCTTCTAACAGAAACCAAAAGAAAAGGATCCCTATCAATTTTGTACCCGTTTCACCCTTCATTTTACACATCCGAATTCGAATTAAAAGAATTTGATATATTTGTTCTTGATTTCTGCGAAATTCATACCTTTTCCGCGGGCGATCCGCCAGGCTCGCTTTTCCCGCATGAGTGTCGTGAATTTCGCTTAAAATCATAGCAAGAGTAGATGATAAACCAAACCGCTCAAAGTCATAGGCAAAACTCATATTAATACCAGAAAAGACTGACACAACAGTGCCAGTCTCAGGTCAATTCGATCTATCTTTTATTTGCGAGCATTTCTCTTACATCGTTATATTCCAATCCGTGTGCTTGTGATACAGCCTCATAAGTAACATAACCCTCGAGCGTATTTATTCCTTTAAGAAGCGCTTCGTTATCACTGCATGCTTTCACATAGCCCTTATCTGCAATTTGTAATGCATATGGGACTGTGACATTCGTCAATGCAAGCGTAGAAGTACGCGGAACCGCACCTGGCATGTTTGCAACAGCGTAATGGACAACTTCATGTTTTTCATACGTCGGATTATCATGTGTTGTAATACGATCTGTTGTCTCAAAAATACCACCCTGGTCGATTGCCACATCAACAAGAACCGATCCCTTTCTCATTGACTGGATCATTTCTTCAGTAACCAATTTAGGCGCTTTAGCACCAGGAATCAGCACAGCACCGATAACAAGATCTGACTCCACTACTGACTCGGCGATGTTCAAAGGATTAGACATCAAGGTATTGATATCAGAACCGAAAATATCATCTAACTGGCGAAGACGCTCTGGATTCAAGTCGATGACAGTAACACTAGCACCAAGACCGACAGCGATCTTCGCTGCATTCGTCCCTGCAACTCCCCCACCGATTACTGTTACCTTACCTCTGTGCACTCCAGGGACTCCCCCAAGCAGGATTCCCATTCCTCCATGAGGTTTTTCCAGAAAAGATGCACCAATTTGTGTAGCCATTCTTCCTGCTACCTCACTCATCGGTGTCAACAATGGAAGACTCCGGTTTGGAAGCTGTACAGTTTCATACGCAATACCAACCACTTTATTTTCAATCAGCGCTTTTGTTAATTCAGGTTCAGCAGCTAAATGTAAATATGTAAATAAAATAAGTCCTTCGCGGAAATATTGGTATTCTTCCTGTAATGGTTCTTTAACCTTCATCACCATTTCCATACTCCAAGCTTCTGTTGCAGTATCTACGATCACTGCTCCAGCTTCATGATACTGTTCATTTGTAAAACCTGAGCCAAGTCCTGCATCTTTTTCAATGAAAACCTCATGCCCGGATGTTGTCAGGTTGACCACTCCAGCAGGGGTCATTGCCACACGGTTTTCATTGTTCTTAATTTCTCTTGGTACACCAATACGCATTTTTGCGACCTCCTAAATCAACAAATCTTCAATACAAATAATGCTTGAACCCAGTCCTAGATGACTGCCATTTAAAGATAACACCAAATGCCAAAAAGAAAAAGAGGAAATATCGTTTGAATGACTGTAATAAGCGCATTTTTTACGCCTTTTCCATACGTTGCCATCATAACACAAAATAATAATTAAAGTACGGTTTTGGAATGTTTTCATAGGGAGTTTATTAACCCTATGTTAGTGCCTGACGCTTATTAGTCAGACACCATATAGGTCAACCTATAAAGAAAACTTGGCAAAACCAAGCCTTTGGCGCAGTCTGAGCTTTAGTTGCACTTATATTGAAGAAAGTATTTTATGCTTTCTTCAATGTGAAAAATTCATGTCAAATGGTTTTCATCTTCTTTATGTTGTTTTTGGACGTTTTGGGGGCTTGTCTGGTCGATGACGCCACTTTGATAGGATTGCATGATCTGTTGTTGAACTTCCATTTCGCCATCGGTTTCAAATTGATACTGTCGGTTTTTACCCGGTTGTTTATCCATGTTGAGTCGCCTCCTTCTCATAACTTCGTGTTTAGTATGTGAAAGGAACTCATTTGTTATTTGAACCAATATGAGGGAATGTGATCTGTTGAGGATAGCCGAATATCACCATTTTATGTACAATGATGTGTATGCAGGAGGAATGACTAATGACTTATACATTTACGGTAGATGAGCGTTTAGGGATCAGATTGCCATTGCTTGAGCGCTCTTGGGACAACTATCCAAAAGAAACACAAGAATTGATCTTAGCTGAATGGGAGACGATCCGGGGTAAAATTCCTGATAGGATCAAGGAACTCGAAAATGAAATCAACGATAGACAAAGCCAACTTTATCGAGAAGAAGACTTTGAACGTTCTTGTGAGCTGAATTCTGAGATATCAGACTTGGCTTCTATCATCAATGATCTCTGGATTTGGTATCGGGCAGATAATCGAATCACGAGAAAAAGTCATTTTTAAACAAGCTCGCTCATGCTTAAAGACATTACTAAATTAAAGTGAAAAGGATGACCCCGATCGAGTCATCCTCTTCATAAATCTTTCCTTATTTCCCGAACCACATGATTTATTTCAGGAAGAATCAGTTTATTCATAGCAAGCTTTACTGCACCACTTGAACCCGGTACTGAAAAGATCGCCGTGTAATTCGAGACACCGGCAATTGCCCTGCTCAAGATCGCTGCTGAACCGATATCCTCTGTGTAACTCAACATCCTGAAGAGTTCCCCGAAACCAGGAATTTCTTTATCGAGAAGTTCTGAGACAACCTCAACAGAAATATCCCGTTGCGCTATACCAGTCCCACCATTCATGATGATAACATCCGTTTCGGAATCACTTGTTCCGCTCTTCAATACCTCATGAAGAACCATCGACTCATCTTTTACGATCTTATAAGAGGAAATTGTGTGACCGTACTCCTCAAGAGCATTCAAAATATACTTCCCACTCTTATCCGTTTCTTCTGTTCTGGTATCACTTACGGTAATGACCATCACCCGAACATGATCTGGTGCTTCCTGTTTGTGTTCCTCTACACTCATCACATATCACCCTTAGTTATGTTTCTCTAATAACCAACGTTTCTGATAAAACTGATTAGCAAAGTCTGTGATCTGCCTTGAAAGCTGGTAATTTGCTGTTGCACCATATACCATCCCCATCAGCGGAATACCCTGGATCAAGCGTTTCCTTAACATGAAGAGGACCATTCCTTTACCGATCAAACCAACCAGATGCCGCATCCATTGGCTGTCAGCAACCAGTTCATCTGACTCAAAGAAATAGGGATTGATTTCCTGATC includes:
- a CDS encoding CBS domain-containing protein; protein product: MSTKHEQILEYIETLEIGSKISVRQIAKALSVSEGTAYRAIKDAENQGTVSTIERVGTIRIEKKRKENIEKLTYAEVVNVVDGQVLGGKKGLHKTLNKFVIGAMKLEAMMRYVDPDSLLIVGNRTKAHALGLKAGAAVLITGGFDTDETVMKLADELELPVISTSYDTFTVATMINRAIYDQLIKKEIVLVSDITIPVEQTNYLVNDEKVTKWYELNKETDHSRYPVVDKKNRIVGIVTSKDIIGKNNDLTIEKVMTKNPITVSATTSVANAAHMMIWEGIELLPVVDSQQTLQGIISRQDVLKALQMIQKQPQIGETFDDLITSNVRDNENEQDVFFTCEVTPQMTNYLGTLSYGVMTTLVSEVGSRALRKKKKGDLVVENITLYFLKPVQIDSKITIRPKILELSRRYGKVDVEIYHEGEVVGKALMMAQLIERHL
- a CDS encoding metal-dependent hydrolase — its product is MKVTYYGHSVVAIETNGKSIWIDPFITGNEQCHITADKVKADVILLTHGHNDHVGDTVDIAKRNNALVVAPFELANYLGTKDVETHPMHIGGAYQFDFGKVKLTQAFHGSSYAEEDGTVIYTGMPAGILFTAEDKTVYHAGDTALFSDMKLIGDQNYINLAFLPIGDNFTMGPEDASIAASWLKANHVVPVHYNTFPVIEQDPEAFVNELEGKKGHVLKSGESIEL
- the ald gene encoding alanine dehydrogenase, with protein sequence MRIGVPREIKNNENRVAMTPAGVVNLTTSGHEVFIEKDAGLGSGFTNEQYHEAGAVIVDTATEAWSMEMVMKVKEPLQEEYQYFREGLILFTYLHLAAEPELTKALIENKVVGIAYETVQLPNRSLPLLTPMSEVAGRMATQIGASFLEKPHGGMGILLGGVPGVHRGKVTVIGGGVAGTNAAKIAVGLGASVTVIDLNPERLRQLDDIFGSDINTLMSNPLNIAESVVESDLVIGAVLIPGAKAPKLVTEEMIQSMRKGSVLVDVAIDQGGIFETTDRITTHDNPTYEKHEVVHYAVANMPGAVPRTSTLALTNVTVPYALQIADKGYVKACSDNEALLKGINTLEGYVTYEAVSQAHGLEYNDVREMLANKR
- a CDS encoding molybdenum cofactor biosynthesis protein B; translated protein: MSVEEHKQEAPDHVRVMVITVSDTRTEETDKSGKYILNALEEYGHTISSYKIVKDESMVLHEVLKSGTSDSETDVIIMNGGTGIAQRDISVEVVSELLDKEIPGFGELFRMLSYTEDIGSAAILSRAIAGVSNYTAIFSVPGSSGAVKLAMNKLILPEINHVVREIRKDL